In a single window of the Thunnus maccoyii chromosome 7, fThuMac1.1, whole genome shotgun sequence genome:
- the paics gene encoding multifunctional protein ADE2: protein MASTPELKVGQKLNEGKTKQIFELVDQPGLVLVQSKDQITAGNAVRKDQMEGKAAIANKTTSCVFKLLQESGIKTAFVKQHSDTAFIAAHCEMIPIEWVCRRVATGSFLKRNPGVKEGYRFSPLKMEMFFKDDANNDPQWSEEQLLEAKFCLAGLTIGQCEVDIMNRSTVAIFEILEKAWATQNCTLVDMKIEFGVNVKTQEIVLADVIDNDSWRLWPAGDRSQQKDKQVYRDLKEVTPEAMQMVKRNFEWVSERVKLLLESQANGRVVVLMGSTSDMAHCEKIRKACTSYGIPCVLRVTSAHKGPDETLRIKAEYEGDSVPTVFVAVAGRSNGLGPVMSGNTAYPVINCPPLTPDWGAQDVWSSLRMPSGLGCSTILSPEAAAQFAAQIFGLTDHLVWCKLRASMLNTWVSLKVADKKLQACSL, encoded by the exons ATGGCGTCCACACCAG AGTTGAAAGTCGGCCAGAAGCTGAATGAGGGAAAGACGAAGCAGATTTTCGAGCTCGTGGACCAGCCCGGACTGGTCCTGGTCCAGTCCAAAGACCAGATCACCGCTGGGAATGCCGTGAGGAAAGACCAGATGGAGGGCAAGGCTGCTATCGCCAACAAAACCACGAGCTGCGTGTTCAAGCTGCTCCAGGAATCTG GCATTAAGACTGCCTTTGTGAAGCAGCACTCGGACACAGCATTCATTGCAGCCCACTGTGAGATGATTCCCATTGAGTGGGTATGTCGGAGAGTGGCAACTGGATCCTTCCTCAAGAGGAACCCAGGAGTCAAAGAAGGCTACCGCTTCTCCCCCCTGAAGATGGAGATGTTCTTTAAA GATGATGCCAACAACGATCCCCAGTGGTCGGaggagcagctgctggaggcCAAGTTCTGTCTGGCTGGGCTCACTATCGGCCAGTGTGAGGTAGACATCATGAATCGCAGCACTGTGGCCATCTTTGAGATTCTGGAGAAGGCCTGGGCCACTCAGAACTGCACGCTGGTGGACATGAAG ATTGAgtttggtgtgaatgtgaagaCTCAAGAGATTGTCCTCGCTGATGTGATCGACAACGACTCATGGAGGCTGTGGCCTGCCGGAGATCGAAGCCAGCAAAAAGATAAACAG GTGTACCGAGACCTTAAAGAAGTAACCCCTGAGGCGATGCAAATGGTGAAGAGGAACTTTGAGTGGGTCTCTGAGAGGGTCAAG ctgctgctggagTCTCAGGCCAATGGCAGGGTGGTCGTTCTGATGGGCTCCACCTCGGACATGGCCCACTGTGAGAAAATCAGGAAGGCTTGCACCTCCTACGGGATTCCATGTGTTCTGAGAGTTACCTCGGCACACAAAGGTCCAGATGAGACACTCCGCATTAAAGCAGAATACGAAG GTGACAGTGTACCCACTGTGTTTGTGGCTGTGGCCGGCAGAAGTAACGGCCTCGGTCCCGTGATGTCTGGAAATACGGCTTACCCCGTCATCAACTGCCCACCTCTCACTCCAGACTGGGGTGCACAAGATGTCTGGTCATCCCTTCGCATGCCAAGCG GTCTCGGCTGTTCAACAATCCTCTCCCCTGAGGCCGCTGCTCAGTTTGCTGCACAGATCTTCGGGCTGACTGATCACCTGGTGTGGTGCAAACTGAGGGCCTCCATGCTCAACACCTGGGTGTCTCTGAAGGTGGCTGATAAGAAGCTACAGGCCTGCAGCCTCTGA
- the LOC121900665 gene encoding GTP-binding protein REM 2-like isoform X2 — MPTDVPEDGLNDEEKATNKCDSMILPSTPTVRRGSTPLPIKHQLRREEAVHDDCDWTSGAAGPSASPISFSPALDDSLMVAVEGRIDGPLKIALLGQNGVGKSSLAIALAGEMDRTASVDSDGEGYVRTVTVDDEDSTIIIYDNWRQDLSALQCEVCVLVFSVTDRRSFHRTAQLRLLLRETQPQTPIILVGNKSDLVRSREVTAQEAMSSAALFNCLYLEISASLDHRTPELLECAVRLARGQPPWPPGSSAEDMSGGGRSESITSRAKRFLSNLVPRYPREREAGKFLRQKSRSCHDLGAL, encoded by the exons ATGCCGACAGATGTGCCCGAAGACGGACTCAACGATGAGGAGAAAGCGACCAATAAG TGTGACAGTATGATTCTGCCCAGCACCCCGACTGTTCGCAGAGGAAGCACTCCTCTGCCAATAAAGCACCAGCTCAGACGGGAAGAGGCCGTCCATGATGACTGCGATTGGACATCAGGTGCAGCAGGACCTTCTGCTTCACCAATCAGCTTCAGCCCAGCCTTGGATGACAGTCTGATGGTGGCAGTGGAGGGCAGAATTGACGGGCCCTTGAAAATTGCCCTGCTGGGGCAGAACGGCGTGGGGAAGTCCTCTCTGGCCATCGCCCTCGCAGGGGAAATGGACAGGACTGCGTCTGTGGATTCTGATG GGGAGGGTTATGTGCGCACAGTCACTGTGGATGACGAGGACAGCACCATCATTATCTATGACAACTGGAGACAG GACCTGTCGGCTCTGCAGTGTGAGGTGTGCGTTCTGGTGTTTTCAGTGACTGACAGGCGTAGTTTCCATCGCACCGCTCAGCTCCGACTTCTCCTGAGAGAGACCCAGCCCCAAACTCCCATCATCCTCGTCGGCAACAAGAGTGACCTAGTTCGCTCCCGTGAAGTCACCGCTCAAG AGGCCATGTCCAGCGCCGCCCTCTTCAACTGTCTGTATCTTGAGATCTCTGCCTCTCTGGATCACCGCACCCCAGAGCTCCTTGAGTGTGCTGTGCGGCTAGCCAGAGGTCAGCCTCCGTGGCCTCCGGGGAGCAGCGCAGAGGACATGAGCGGAGGAGGCCGAAGTGAAAGCATCACCTCCCGTGCCAAACGCTTCCTGTCCAACCTGGTGCCCCGGTACCCACGAGAGCGAGAAGCGGGCAAGTTCCTGAGGCAGAAGTCCCGCTCGTGCCACGACCTAGGGGCGCTGTGA
- the ppat gene encoding amidophosphoribosyltransferase: MEFEESGIGEECGVFGCVAAGEWPTQLEVAQVLTLGLVALQHRGQESAGIVTSNGASPPTYASHKGMGLVSTAFSPEGLLKLRHGNLGICHTRYSTTGISELQNCQPFVVDTLHGKIAVAHNGELVNAHALRKKVMRHGVGLSTSSDSELITQLLAFTPPMEEIDAPDWVARIKNLMTETPTSYSLLVMFKDVVYAVRDPYGNRPLCIGRVVPISKLHSSGAGEEDTEGWVVSSESCSFQSIGAKYYREVLPGEIVQISKHGVKSLSVVPRPEGDLPAFCIFEYVYFARPDSIFEGQMVYTVRQRCGRQLAIEAPTDADVVSTVPESATPAALGYAQQSGLPYIEVLCKNRYVGRTFIQPNTRLRQLGVAKKFGALTDNFAGKRVVLIDDSIVRGNTISPIIKLLKEAGATEVHIRVASPPIRFPCYMGINIPTKEELIANKPEFQDIAGYIGADSVQYLTVEGLVSAVQEGIASLQEKDTVISSTNKSNKRVGHCTACLTGKYPVELEW; the protein is encoded by the exons ATGGAGTTCGAGGAGTCCGGTATCGGGGAAGAGTGCGGGGTTTTCGGCTGCGTGGCTGCCGGAGAGTGGCCCACACAGCTGGAGGTGGCTCAAGTCCTGACTCTGGGACTTGTGGCGTTACAGCACAG GGGTCAGGAAAGTGCTGGGATTGTCACAAGTAATGGAGCCAGTCCACCAACATATGCAAGCCACAAG gggatGGGATTAGTGAGCACTGCTTTCTCACCCGAGGGTCTTCTGAAGCTGCGCCATGGTAACCTTGGTATTTGTCACACACGCTATTCAACTACTGGGATCTCGGAGCTGCAGAACTGCCAGCCCTTTGTGGTGGATACACTTCATGGCAAGATTGCTGTAGCACACAATGGAGAGTTAGTCAATGCTCATGCCTTGCGGAAAAAG GTAATGCGCCATGGTGTAGGCCTGTCCACTAGCTCAGACAGTGAACTCATCACCCAGCTGCTGGCATTTACTCCACCTATGGAGGAGATAGATGCACCAGACTGGGTTGCCAG aatTAAAAATCTGATGACCGAGACCCCTACATCGTACTCTCTGTTGGTGATGTTCAAGGATGTTGTCTATGCTGTGCGTGACCCTTATGGGAATCGACCCCTCTGCATCGGACGTGTTGTTCCCATCTCTAAACTGCACAGTTCAG GTGCTGGAGAGGAGGACACTGAGGGCTGGGTTGTGTCATCAGAGTCCTGCAGCTTCCAGTCTATTGGTGCCAA GTATTACAGGGAGGTCCTACCAGGAGAGATAGTCCAGATATCAAAACATGGCGTCAAGTCTCTGAGTGTTGTCCCTCGCCCTGAGGGAGACCTCCCCGCCTTCTGCATATTCGAATATGTTTACTTTGCCAGACCGGATTCTATTTTTGAAg GACAGATGGTCTATACTGTCAGGCAGCGCTGTGGTCGGCAGTTAGCCATCGAGGCTCCAACAGATGCAGACGTGGTCAGCACTGTGCCAGAGTCTGCAACCCCTGCTGCCCTGGGCTATGCTCAGCAG TCCGGGCTGCCATACATAGAGGTTTTGTGTAAGAACCGCTATGTGGGGAGAACATTTATTCAACCAAATACCCGCTTAAGGCAGCTAGGAGTTGCCAAGAAGTTTGGGGCACTGACGGACAACTTTGCAGGGAAACGAGTGGTACTAATTGATGACTCCATCGTCCGAGGCAACACCATCTCCCCCATTATAAAACTGCTGAAGGAAGCTGGTGCAACAGAG GTCCATATCAGAGTTGCCTCTCCACCTATCAGGTTTCCTTGCTACATGGGCATCAACATTCCAACTAAGGAGGAGCTCATTGCCAACAAGCCAGAGTTTCAGGACATTGCTGGATACATTG gtgCTGACAGTGTTCAGTATCTGACTGTAGAGGGGCTGGTGTCGGCTGTCCAGGAGGGAATCGCCTCCCTCCAGGAGAAAGACACGGTGATCAGCTCCACTAACAAGTCCAACAAGAGAGTGGGCCACTGCACTGCCTGTCTGACTGGGAAATATCCAGTGGAGCTGGAGTGGTAA
- the si:dkeyp-117h8.4 gene encoding uncharacterized protein si:dkeyp-117h8.4, whose product MDVGLKAQLDENGLNYKRALERIIDKYSKLQYQDGAMEVDLNATDMQTMDHYMKLSKMKMSKLESKSLTDLREESLRAQDVTRDSQLDFTHQDSETDESSVSTSQFSMEDDGMSRSDGTQLTVSSLEESERSVSETELQPEDQDEELEMSLRNQGSSLVELYPSMITQIGRAWHRQHVSDAADSVLRRYRRWRRLSNRSNFNNTFNITLMNTKSKPRKMTSETLLEETFHSPLKRKFPGMSSRGAETAPLSPLHKVTSVQDWHTQFQSPRRDRGTPRREQHQPILVMDFSCLPETSEPRRSSLNQTFTVNQPSPPSFSQQGAQPSFSTVSSQPHYPSAKASLDLSPRLKRLPLSAHSAKTACCSTYASETTGVKERSDVYGSPVRQSPLKARMMIREDLGRSPPPHAFSRSPKSDTVSYSRESVRSRSMAMFLSSPPKKPDMPLRTLHTRESHHSFQSQLHSPLSVTAAGRHKVRRHLSLDSSLPRSCVLYSQKELDDDFAKLYHKFVCQSKSSHFNGPPCRMCARSSDASRGHSSSALAALALSPHRSILRKRHRELDWGCHPQSKRSRDRYCTYSPGSKRHGKEMLTQLTQQPSADAHHVAWMSQGMPEFSGLGGSLESKMAAGYFRRKWW is encoded by the exons CAATGGATCACTACATGAAGCTGTCAAAAATGAAGATGAGCAAGCTGGAATCAAAG AGCCTGACAGATTTGAGAGAGGAGTCATTAAGAG CACAAGATGTAACAAGAGACTCTCAG TTGGACTTCACACATCAAGATAGTGAAACCGATGAGAGTAGTGTTTCCACCAGCCAATTTTCTATGGAGGATGATG GAATGTCGAGAAGTGACGGTACTCAGCTGACTGTGAGCTCATTggaggagagtgagagaagtgTGTCTGAAACGGAGCTCCAGCCCGAGGATCAAGATGAGGAACTGGAAATGTCCCTGAGAAATCAAGGCAGCTCTTTGGTGGAGCTCTACCCCAGCATGATCACTCAAATAGGGAGGGCCTGGCATCGGCAGCATGTCTCCGATGCTGCCGACTCGGTGCTCAGGAGATACCGCAGATGGCGACGGCTGTCAAACAGAAGCAACTTCAACAACACCTTCAATATCACACTGATGAACACCAAAAGCAAACCAAGAAAGATGACCAGTGAGACCCTGCTTGAGGAGACCTTCCACAGCCCTTTGAAAAGGAAATTCCCAGGAATGTCCAGCAGAGGGGCTGAAACTGCTCCTCTGTCTCCATTACATAAAGTAACCAGCGTGCAGGATTGGCACACACAGTTCCAGTCTCCTAGGAGGGATAGAGGAACACCAAGAAGAGAGCAGCACCAGCCTATCCTGGTGATGGACTTCTCTTGTCTCCCTGAGACTTCTGAACCAAGAAGGAGCTCACTGAATCAGACCTTCACTGTGAATCAAccctcccctccttctttctcacAGCAGGGAGCACAGCCCTCATTTTCCACTGTCAGTTCACAACCTCACTATCCCTCTGCAAAAGCATCCTTGGATCTGTCCCCTAGATTAAAAAGGCTTCCTCTTTCTGCACACTCAGCTAAGACTGCTTGCTGCTCCACATATGCATCAGAAACCACTGGTGTTAAAGAGAGATCTGATGTCTATGGCTCCCCAGTCAGGCAAAGTCCCTTAAAAGCAAGGATGATGATCAGGGAAGACCTCGGTAGATCACCTCCACCTCATGCCTTTTCCAGAAGCCCAAAATCAGATACTGTAAGCTATTCCAGAGAGTCTGTGAGGTCCAGGTCAATGGCAATGTTTCTGTCCTCCCCTCCAAAAAAGCCTGATATGCCACTGAGGACGCTTCACACCCGAGAGTCCCATCATTCCTTCCAGTCACAGCTGCACTCACCTCTGTCAGTCACAGCAGCAGGTCGTCACAAGGTCCGACGGCACCTGTCCTTAGACTCCTCCCTGCCAAGGAGCTGTGTCTTGTACTCCCAAAAAGAGCTTGACGATGACTTCGCTAAACTCTACCACAAGTTTGTCTGCCAGAGTAAATCATCCCACTTTAATGGCCCTCCCTGCCGAATGTGTGCAAGAAGCTCTGATGCCAGCAGAGGACACTCTTCCTCAGCTCTGGCAGCTCTCGCACTGTCGCCCCACCGCTCCATTTTAAGGAAACGCCACAGAGAATTGGACTGGGGCTGCCATCCCCAGTCCAAACGCTCCAGAGATAGGTACTGTACATACTCCCCAGGTTCTAAACGCCATGGCAAAGAGATGCTGACCCAGCTCACCCAGCAGCCCTCAGCAGATGCACATCACGTTGCCTGGATGTCTCAGGGCATGCCTGAATTTTCTGGCCTGG GAGGTTCACTTGAGAGCAAAATGGCAGCTGGCTACTTCCGCAG AAAATGGTGGTGA
- the LOC121900665 gene encoding GTP-binding protein REM 2-like isoform X1, producing MNLQMPTDVPEDGLNDEEKATNKCDSMILPSTPTVRRGSTPLPIKHQLRREEAVHDDCDWTSGAAGPSASPISFSPALDDSLMVAVEGRIDGPLKIALLGQNGVGKSSLAIALAGEMDRTASVDSDGEGYVRTVTVDDEDSTIIIYDNWRQDLSALQCEVCVLVFSVTDRRSFHRTAQLRLLLRETQPQTPIILVGNKSDLVRSREVTAQEAMSSAALFNCLYLEISASLDHRTPELLECAVRLARGQPPWPPGSSAEDMSGGGRSESITSRAKRFLSNLVPRYPREREAGKFLRQKSRSCHDLGAL from the exons ATGAA TTTGCAGATGCCGACAGATGTGCCCGAAGACGGACTCAACGATGAGGAGAAAGCGACCAATAAG TGTGACAGTATGATTCTGCCCAGCACCCCGACTGTTCGCAGAGGAAGCACTCCTCTGCCAATAAAGCACCAGCTCAGACGGGAAGAGGCCGTCCATGATGACTGCGATTGGACATCAGGTGCAGCAGGACCTTCTGCTTCACCAATCAGCTTCAGCCCAGCCTTGGATGACAGTCTGATGGTGGCAGTGGAGGGCAGAATTGACGGGCCCTTGAAAATTGCCCTGCTGGGGCAGAACGGCGTGGGGAAGTCCTCTCTGGCCATCGCCCTCGCAGGGGAAATGGACAGGACTGCGTCTGTGGATTCTGATG GGGAGGGTTATGTGCGCACAGTCACTGTGGATGACGAGGACAGCACCATCATTATCTATGACAACTGGAGACAG GACCTGTCGGCTCTGCAGTGTGAGGTGTGCGTTCTGGTGTTTTCAGTGACTGACAGGCGTAGTTTCCATCGCACCGCTCAGCTCCGACTTCTCCTGAGAGAGACCCAGCCCCAAACTCCCATCATCCTCGTCGGCAACAAGAGTGACCTAGTTCGCTCCCGTGAAGTCACCGCTCAAG AGGCCATGTCCAGCGCCGCCCTCTTCAACTGTCTGTATCTTGAGATCTCTGCCTCTCTGGATCACCGCACCCCAGAGCTCCTTGAGTGTGCTGTGCGGCTAGCCAGAGGTCAGCCTCCGTGGCCTCCGGGGAGCAGCGCAGAGGACATGAGCGGAGGAGGCCGAAGTGAAAGCATCACCTCCCGTGCCAAACGCTTCCTGTCCAACCTGGTGCCCCGGTACCCACGAGAGCGAGAAGCGGGCAAGTTCCTGAGGCAGAAGTCCCGCTCGTGCCACGACCTAGGGGCGCTGTGA
- the LOC121900315 gene encoding uncharacterized protein LOC121900315: MERGAERQRGGDREVVEEKGSVERQWGEAEVLALMSVWDEVGAQHVAESRTTFELISERLRRLSVVRSWWECQAKCRSLGLKSRKPEAAGPSANYSPGVDGRPVEGWEEEVEDVGNQRGIYPSSVTISMQEGIKSRIHLALPYTSSVAEEGGRHWTDDEVRALLCIWADRHIRERLKCTLRNKSIFQEMARQMQRNFGVIRNWKQCRTKYKNLKYDYKTAKSAHAAGGSVAGGPGKYMKFFDEVEAILLDRGLENGTLEMQRRLYDGEMGAGRLQTPAGNTAQTASENEVVIEIDDDDTSDDYDMDGDMEAKWRGTGAHLTPTDPSCSDQFHVVTVSDTGRNWSDQEVRALIQVWSDERVCRQLESSTRKRDIFVQISNRLMQQGIERDWKQCHTKYKNLKYLYRSLQRGKTDETDPRRLMRFYDEVDAIMNHATNGSPANHQPDSGGLTMLEDCEENDHADVILTKSNTVSTMVDAMEERTCSSDSVSSISLDATPNDEEPRLHPGNGHRLDQEHRLMSSSETTAENADTLSANRGMKRKAVDQDTTLQIPVKKKLVTGPNCADNMKAQCKEEQEHIPIIKISSVCSMASPNPSPGRQVILITCDKMLHN; the protein is encoded by the exons AtggagagaggagcagagagacaaagaggaggtGATAGGGAGGTGGTAGAGGAAAAAGGCTCGGTGGAGAGGCAATGGGGGGAGGCAGAGGTGCTggctctcatgtctgtgtgggACGAGGTGGGAGCTCAGCATGTAGCTGAGAGCAGAACCACATTTGAGTTGATCTCAGAGCGTCTGAGGAGGCTTAGTGTTGTGCGCAGCTGGTGGGAGTGTCAGGCCAAGTGCAGGAGCCTGGGACTTAAGAGCAGGAAGCCTGAAGCAGCAGGCCCATCAGCAAACTACAGCCCAGGAGTGGATGGAAGGCCGGTGGAGGGCTGGGAGGAAGAGGTGGAAGATGTGGGTAATCAAAGAGGAATCTACCCTTCCTCAGTCACAATCTCAATGCAGGAAG GAATCAAGAGTCGAATCCATCTGGCTCTTCCTTACACTTCAAGTGTGGCTGAAGAGGGGGGCCGCCACTGGACAGATGATGAGGTACGAGCACTGTTGTGCATCTGGGCTGACCGGCATATTCGAGAGCGCTTGAAGTGCACGCTACGCAACAAGTCCATCTTCCAAGAGATGGCCcgtcagatgcagagaaactttgGGGTGATACGTAACTGGAAACAATGTCGAACAAAATACAAGAACTTAAAATATGACTACAAGACCGCCAAGAGCGCTCACGCTGCTGGAGGCAGCGTAGCGGGAGGCCCCGGGAAGTACATGAAGTTCTTTGATGAGGTGGAAGCCATTCTGCTGGACCGTGGACTGGAAAATGGGACTCTGGAGATGCAGAGGAGGTTGTATGATGGAGAAATGGGAGCTGGGAGGCTACAAACACCAGCAGGCAACACAGCACAGACAGCTTCAGAAAATGAGGTTGTCATAGAAATTGATGATG atgacaCCAGTGATGATTACGATATGGATGGCGACATGGAAGCAAAATGGAGAGGGACAG GTGCCCATCTAACACCCACAGATCCATCCTGCTCTGACCAGTTCCACGTGGTCACTGTGTCAGACACGGGTCGAAACTGGAGTGACCAGGAGGTGCGTGCACTGATTCAGGTCTGGTCTGATGAGCGTGTGTGCAGGCAGTTGGAGAGCTCAACCAGAAAGAGAGACATCTTTGTCCAGATCTCTAACAGGTTAATGCAGCAAGGCATTGAACGTGACTGGAAACAGTGCCACACCAAGTACAAAAACCTCAAGTACCTTTACCGGTCCCTCCAAAGGGGCAAGACTGATGAAACTGACCCAAGACGCCTTATGAGGTTCTATGATGAGGTGGATGCCATTATGAATCACGCAACTAATGGCTCACCTGCAAACCACCAACCAGATTCAGGCGGACTTACGATGCTGGAGGACTGCGAGGAGAACGATCATGCAGATGTCATTCTGACAAAGTCAAACACAGTGTCGACGATGGTGGACGCGATGGAGGAGAGAACATGTAGTTCTGATTCTGTCTCGTCTATAAGCCTCGATGCTACACCAAACGATGAAGAACCAAGGCTGCATCCAGGCAACGGGCACCGCTTGGATCAAGAGCACAGATTAATGA GCTCTTCTGAAACTACAGCAGAAAATGCAGATACTCTATCAGCAAACAGAGGAATGAAGAGGAAAGCTGTGGATCAAG acacCACACTCCAGataccagtaaaaaaaaaactggtcaCTGGCCCCAACTGTGCTGATAACATGAAAGCCCAGTGTAAAGAAGAGCAGGAACACATCCCGATAATAAAGATCAGTTCAGTGTGTTCAATGGCCTCCCCTAATCCATCTCCTGGGAGACAGGTAATCTTAATCACATGTGACAAAATGTTACACAACTAA